Proteins encoded in a region of the Pieris brassicae chromosome 3, ilPieBrab1.1, whole genome shotgun sequence genome:
- the LOC123707427 gene encoding uncharacterized protein LOC123707427 isoform X2, with amino-acid sequence MPLTPAEKQRRYRARRKNNPERDAEFKRKDRERYHINKRLVRDLTTLEHRAIKAKWRSANARRKGKMEQPAPGSTVSVVSSTPFPASTAAMEDPRMSKARVEKLKRRIIRAVAGKLSQNPDEKEMNNMWEMMKTTCKCDCKLLWKHMRAVTVKKLKRLISADDRVDEITAIARLTITDWLLYDLVLVHENIDVIGQDIWEKTGEEPEPLIELFFLVDEYQIEELEGNELIEAWLNLTREFNESGRKCSPMLLQRRWYQLKEATRKAFYLFWGNFRGNAVHFEKAVKYKPTSLQLDIAKKYKNLILTSFPDWNELIKKKKVVLANEFDNYITLLRQNKNKDSEPDLEIIEEKIDTIELEDESDTEKSNDVATSTQVSANRTIKVIDCGEVFSNTESRDANDSYQNQAMNVGSDSHQYLDDNDILIETNDINLKMSAMVENNKANDNNDALHRTDSNDDVNVGNEDSNAVYGESTIICDDSSDGDITEITDIFNPSQIKIETPFFSENDVAQTRTVKNVIKGSVENDKFEEDHDNIETACEESILELNDRKEIFHILPKIQSVTSINSDFSSTEDTCKNLLAQKAIKLDPSPSESSNKHSSNDIVIKELIKSIEDSTVKDIELLGNFDEIPKDLLFVDDGIALDDDDEIVTTVNVEEKTNNEKHSSEDKMCKIDLKLLFFSTVYTKKLEHMDVFRFIEFDNIRDKRIINCAEIESKPNDLLACKFEDISKNEERIVNSHQEDNPSSAVHDSNVKEVNNIIKTEYPLNENTNNDEDTSPINNSEHHSNLNVISSDEDDEPLLLIKNRVDIQNNMFKKPHVQNYNPIQLCKNPDFNTRLKRLTAGFLSYEKNREYLKRCQPVTIDLHKTFESNLIDNIMYFKEGTVNTNKPSIETPGSDLKEVQQNTNNTQASIEVEKCKIFDENISLDTKYHNVDKASSVITSNSTPCERNKVINLPDITEIRRVNKNLVTAEVAPLQIVINTPSEGKTINESLSNLKNGDIFTATSTVTGTNSDKQICDNMDPIIVKETIAINNVARICDDVNKTIVDNRNGKNANKQKAQQKKPYNYTRYYLPWNRPGNFVKEEECLLASDTVEKMLALFSGQEITSNNKNKSTKRRNRKRRVEAIKKNEEKCKKDQKVLECTKINNTNYKSSNDNNLHTDLTEDALAVLSISQKKKKKEFCCWAQKKIMYPNLKRKHSCKRPLCSCCCKDKLLEKFKKVLAQSKPTNQPNQTAALILSDEEVPNQTAAYLLSDEDLPNQPNQKRKFVVNIPTSPKSPPKQTINSVPSIVIDGNTNKINVPKFIVRHQTPKLIERVAKPSKISNTPTSTPNTNIHSVETNDINPPIHENSVRIKTNLTNTENNLTLRKSDINEQQVCQDVMKPRSKINFCKVNSQKMQTSKPAPTNSVKVKKGGKSSASPIFLGLNKILLSTVRGPMAKPIAIDPPKIILPEGVCFVLLPNNELAISIASGVELATEQLRHLELVIQALQKVLGIPKTRENPVSDSAKEKMDNKDATNSVNTENPSIDTNRKTILSDLMEMSGISPEDAKLPEPSILPVEPNFPCEMGTSEMHPDLLQLFNNPIAVAALARRPDLSILTTYSDLRYASDNNGKFFKMDVFTGEIAPINVFIKKKNQLYKRKAKLEDNQEPIDLTSDKDSCNESEEDTLVTSSQNNTMIPASKNTQSNNEVFNQGVDGIKPLKLFRAMHSSILKQNGTLLNTNMKVYSGPVMVGNNVLKVVYLGRRKQNLNQGIKVDMNHVPGDLKDINQGEAPSINLDGSGSDSDDEPLAKKANRNRDKEINCTINSEATNNVERSEILMDADLDDASVVYEEIENEFESIVEAGEDCILGV; translated from the exons ATGCCTCTCACGCCTGCTGAGAAGCAGCGACGATATCGAGCACGGCGTAAAAATAATCCCGAAAGGGACGCCGAATTTAAACGAAAAGATCGAGAGAGATACCATATAAACAAACGCTTAGTACGAGATTTGACAACTCTTGAACATCGAGCAATAAAGGCGAAATGGCGATCTGCAAATGCTAGACGGAAAGGTAAG atggAGCAACCAGCGCCAGGATCAACGGTATCGGTCGTCTCATCGACACCTTTTCCCGCATCTACGGCTGCCATGGAAGACCCAAGGATGAGCAAGGCGAGGGTTGAGAAACTGAAGCGACGGATTATCCGGGCGGTTGCGGGTAAACTTAGCCAAAATCCGGACGAAAAAGAAATGAATAACATGTGGGAAATGATGAAAACGACTTGCAAGTGTGATTGTAAATTGCTGTG gaAACATATGCGAGCGGTTACAGTGAAAAAGCTGAAACGGCTGATTTCAGCTGACGACAGAGTTGATGAAATAACGGCTATAGCAAGGCTTACGATAACAGATTGGCTGCTGTATGACCTCGTGCTGGTACACGAGAACATTGATGTTATTGGGCAG GATATATGGGAAAAAACTGGCGAAGAACCGGAACCACTGATAGAATTATTCTTCCTCGTGGATGAATATCAAATTGAAGAGCTCGAAGGGAACGAGTTGATTGAAGCCTGGCTTAATCTGACACGGGAATTTAATGAAAG TGGCCGCAAATGTTCGCCAATGCTGCTCCAACGCCGCTGGTATCAATTGAAAGAAGCGACGAGGAAAGCCTTTTACCTGTTCTGGGGTAATTTTCGTGGAAATGCAGTCCATTTTGAAAAGGCTGTCAAATACAAACCGACTTCCCTTCAACTGGATATTGCGAAGAA GTATAAAAACCTGATACTGACGAGTTTTCCAGATTGGAACGAATTGATAAAGAAGAAAAAGGTCGTGTTGGCGAATGAGTTT GATAATTACATCACTTTGTTGAggcagaataaaaataaag ATTCAGAACCAGATCTAGAAATTATAGAGGAAAAAATCGACACAATCGAACTTGAAGATGAGTCTGATACTGAGAAATCCAACGACGTCGCTACTTCAACGCAAGTTTCTGCTAATAGAACGATAAAAG TTATAGATTGTGGGGAAGTATTTTCAAATACAGAATCCCGAGATGCAAACGATAGCTACCAAAATCAAGCCATGAACGTGGGATCCGATTCACATCAATATTTAGAcgataatgatattttaattgaaactaATGATATTAACCTTAAAATGTCGGCGATGGTGGAGAACAATAAAGCGAACGATAATAATGATGCTCTCCATAGGACTGATAGTAATGATGATGTAAATGTTGGCAACGAAGATTCTAATGCTGTCTACGGAGAATCTACTATTATCTGTGATGATTCTTCCGACGGTGATATAACTGAAATTACGGATATATTCAATCCCTCTCAAATAAAGATAGAAACTCCGTTCTTTTCTGAAAATGATGTTGCTCAGACTAGAAccgtaaaaaatgtaataaaaggaAGTGTAGAAAACGACAAATTTGAAGAAGACCATGACAATATTGAGACCGCCTGCGAAGAGagtattttagaattaaatgATAGGAaggaaatatttcatattcttCCCAAGATTCAAAGTGTTACAAGTATCAACAGTGATTTTTCTTCAACTGAAGACACATGCAAAAATCTTTTGGcacaaaaagcaataaaattagATCCAAGCCCTTCTGAGTCGTCTAATAAACATTCCTCAAATGATATAGTGATTaaggaattaattaaaagtattgaaGATAGCACAGTGAAAGACATAGAACTTTTGGGAAATTTTGACGAGATTCCTAAGGATCTGCTATTTGTAGACGATGGCATCGCTTTAGACGACGATGACGAGATTGTCACGACAGTTAATGTTGAAG aaaAAACCAATAATGAAAAACACTCAAGTGAagataaaatgtgtaaaattgaCCTAAAACTACTTTTCTTTTCTACGGTTTATACGAAAAAGTTAGAGCATATGGatgtttttagatttatagAGTTTGATAATATACGAGATAAACGAATAATAAATTGTGCAGAGATTGAAAGCAAACCTAATGATTTGCTTGCTTGCAAATTTGAAGACATTTCAAAGAATGAAGAACGAATAGTAAATAGTCATCAAGAAGATAATCCTTCAAGCGCAGTTCATGATTCCAACGTTAAGGaagtaaataatatcataaaaacaGAGTATCCTTTAaacgaaaacacaaacaaTGATGAAGATACAAGTCCGATAAATAATTCAGAACATCATTCCAACCTGAATGTAATATCTAGCGATGAAGATGACGAGCccttacttttaattaaaaaccgagtagatattcaaaataatatgtttaaaaaaccgcatgtacaaaattataatccGATACAGCTGTGCAAAAACCCAGATTTTAATACACGATTGAAGCGATTGACAGCAGGTTTCCTCAGTTACGAAAAAAATCGTGAATACTTGAAACGGTGCCAACCTGTTACAATTGACCTGCATAAGACATTTGAATCGAACCTCATTGACaacattatgtattttaaagaaGGCACAGTTAATACCAATAAACCATCAATCGAGACTCCAGGAAGTGACCTTAAAGAAGTCCAGCAAAATACCAATAACACTCAGGCGTCTATCGAAGtcgaaaaatgtaaaatttttgaTGAAAATATAAGTCTCGATACTAAATATCACAATGTTGACAAGGCTTCGAGTGTTATTACGTCCAATTCCACGCCTTGCGaaagaaataaagttataaatttacctGACATTACTGAAATTCGtcgtgtaaataaaaatttagtcaCGGCAGAAGTAGCACCTCTGCAGATCGTAATAAATACACCAAGTGAAGGAAAAACTATAAATGAAAGTCTTTCTAATCTTAAAAACGGAGATATCTTTACTGCAACAAGTACTGTGACTGGTACAAATTCAGACAAACAGATTTGTGATAATATGGATCCAATTATAGTAAAAGAAACTATCGCAATTAATAATGTTGCTCGTATATGCGATGacgttaataaaactattgtcGATAATAGAAACGGCAAAAATGCTAATAAACAAAAAGCTCAACAAAAAAAACCTTACAATTATACTAGGTACTATTTACCTTGGAATCGCCCTGGAAATTTTGTAAAGGAAGAAGAATGTCTTTTAGCTTCTGACACCGTAGAAAAAATGTTAGCATTATTTAGTGGACAAGAAATAACatcgaataataaaaataaaagtacaaaGAGGCGTAATAGAAAACGTAGGGTTGaagcgattaaaaaaaatgaagaaaaatgtaaaaaagatCAGAAAGTACTTGAAtgcacaaaaataaataatacaaattataagagTAGTAACGACAATAATCTTCATACAGATTTAACTGAAGACGCATTAGCAGTACTTTCAATCTCccagaagaaaaaaaagaaagagtTTTGCTGTTGGgctcagaaaaaaataatgtacccGAATCTTAAACGAAAACATTCGTGTAAAAGACCTTTATGTTCATGTTGTTGTAAAGACAAacttttagaaaaatttaaaaaagtgctTGCGCAATCAAAACCAACCAACCAACCAAATCAAACGGCGGCCTTGATATTATCCGACGAAGAAGTACCAAACCAAACGGCGGCCTACTTATTATCTGATGAAGATTTACCAAACCAACCGAACCAGAAAAGAAAATTTGTTGTTAATATACCAACATCACCAAAAAGTCCGCCaaagcaaacaataaattcagTTCCTTCAATCGTAATCGAtggtaatacaaataaaataaacgtacCCAAATTTATAGTGAGACATCAAACACCTAAATTAATAGAAAGGGTTGCAAAACCATCAAAAATATCTAACACACCTACCAGTACACCAAATACTAATATACATTCTGTTGAAACTAATGATATAAATCCGCCAATCCATGAAAATAGTGTGaggataaaaacaaatttaaccaACACTGAAAACAACCTCACATTAAGAAAGTCGGACATAAATGAACAACAAGTATGTCAGGATGTCATGAAACCCagatctaaaataaatttctgtaaagtaaaCTCACAGAAGATGCAAACCTCTAAACCTGCACCAACGAATagtgtaaaagtaaaaaagggAGGCAAATCTTCGGCATCGCCTATATTCTTAGggctaaataaaattttactcaGTACTGTTAGAGGCCCGATGGCAAAGCCAATCGCAATAGACCctcctaaaataatattacctgaaggtgtttgttttgttttgttacctAATAATGAATTAGCGATATCAATAGCATCTGGTGTTGAACTAGCAACTGAACAATTACGACATCTCGAATTAGTGATACAAGCATTGCAAAAGGTTTTAGGAATACCTAAAACGCGTGAAAACCCTGTAAGTGATTCTGCAAAAGAGAAGATGGACAATAAAGATGCTACTAATAGCGTCAATACTGAAAACCCAAGCATAGATACAAAccgtaaaacaattttatctgATTTAATGGAAATGTCTGGCATATCACCAGAAGACGCTAAATTACCCGAACCTTCCATTTTACCCGTAGAACCAAACTTTCCTTGTGAAATGGGTACTTCCGAAATGCATCCTGATCTACTCCAATTATTTAACAACCCCATCGCTGTTGCAGCGTTAGCCAGACGACCAGATCTTAGTATCTTAACAACATACAGTGATTTACGATACGCTTCTGATAATAATGggaaatttttcaaaatggatGTTTTTACAGGTGAGATTGCTccaataaatgtgtttatcaaaaaaaagaaCCAACTTTATAAAAGGAAAGCAAAACTTGAAGATAACCAAGAACCAATTGATTTAACATCTGATAAAGATAGTTGCAATGAATCTGAAGAGGATACTTTAGTTACTAGTTCACAAAATAACACTATGATTCCTGCATCAAAAAATACTCAAAGTAACAATGAGGTATTTAACCAAGGTGTAGATGGCATTAaacctttaaaattatttagagcTATGCATTCATCTATTCTAAAACAGAATGGAACATTGTTGAACACGAATATGAAGGTTTACTCTGGCCCTGTGATGGTaggaaataatgtattaaaggTTGTTTATTTGGGTAGACGGAAGCAAAACTTAAATCAGGGAATCAAAGTAGACATGAACCATGTCCCAGGTGATCTAAAGGATATTAACCAAGGTGAAGCTCCTAGTATAAACTTGGATGGATCCGGTTCTGATTCTGATGACGAACCTCTAGCTAAAAAAGCAAATCGTAATCgtgataaagaaataaattgcaCTATTAACAGTGAAGCGACAAACAATGTTGAAAGATCTGAAATTCTCATGGATGCAGATTTAGATGACGCGTCAGTGGTGTATGAAGAAATTGAAAATGAATTTGAATCTATTGTAGAGGCTGGAGAAGATTGTATTTTAGGAGTATGA
- the LOC123707427 gene encoding uncharacterized protein LOC123707427 isoform X1: protein MPLTPAEKQRRYRARRKNNPERDAEFKRKDRERYHINKRLVRDLTTLEHRAIKAKWRSANARRKGKMEQPAPGSTVSVVSSTPFPASTAAMEDPRMSKARVEKLKRRIIRAVAGKLSQNPDEKEMNNMWEMMKTTCKCDCKLLWKHMRAVTVKKLKRLISADDRVDEITAIARLTITDWLLYDLVLVHENIDVIGQDIWEKTGEEPEPLIELFFLVDEYQIEELEGNELIEAWLNLTREFNESGRKCSPMLLQRRWYQLKEATRKAFYLFWGNFRGNAVHFEKAVKYKPTSLQLDIAKKYKNLILTSFPDWNELIKKKKVVLANEFDNYITLLRQNKNKDSEPDLEIIEEKIDTIELEDESDTEKSNDVATSTQVSANRTIKGESENIYLTDVNDKDINFLKEMNIPCETPFANYDDTPLVIDCGEVFSNTESRDANDSYQNQAMNVGSDSHQYLDDNDILIETNDINLKMSAMVENNKANDNNDALHRTDSNDDVNVGNEDSNAVYGESTIICDDSSDGDITEITDIFNPSQIKIETPFFSENDVAQTRTVKNVIKGSVENDKFEEDHDNIETACEESILELNDRKEIFHILPKIQSVTSINSDFSSTEDTCKNLLAQKAIKLDPSPSESSNKHSSNDIVIKELIKSIEDSTVKDIELLGNFDEIPKDLLFVDDGIALDDDDEIVTTVNVEEKTNNEKHSSEDKMCKIDLKLLFFSTVYTKKLEHMDVFRFIEFDNIRDKRIINCAEIESKPNDLLACKFEDISKNEERIVNSHQEDNPSSAVHDSNVKEVNNIIKTEYPLNENTNNDEDTSPINNSEHHSNLNVISSDEDDEPLLLIKNRVDIQNNMFKKPHVQNYNPIQLCKNPDFNTRLKRLTAGFLSYEKNREYLKRCQPVTIDLHKTFESNLIDNIMYFKEGTVNTNKPSIETPGSDLKEVQQNTNNTQASIEVEKCKIFDENISLDTKYHNVDKASSVITSNSTPCERNKVINLPDITEIRRVNKNLVTAEVAPLQIVINTPSEGKTINESLSNLKNGDIFTATSTVTGTNSDKQICDNMDPIIVKETIAINNVARICDDVNKTIVDNRNGKNANKQKAQQKKPYNYTRYYLPWNRPGNFVKEEECLLASDTVEKMLALFSGQEITSNNKNKSTKRRNRKRRVEAIKKNEEKCKKDQKVLECTKINNTNYKSSNDNNLHTDLTEDALAVLSISQKKKKKEFCCWAQKKIMYPNLKRKHSCKRPLCSCCCKDKLLEKFKKVLAQSKPTNQPNQTAALILSDEEVPNQTAAYLLSDEDLPNQPNQKRKFVVNIPTSPKSPPKQTINSVPSIVIDGNTNKINVPKFIVRHQTPKLIERVAKPSKISNTPTSTPNTNIHSVETNDINPPIHENSVRIKTNLTNTENNLTLRKSDINEQQVCQDVMKPRSKINFCKVNSQKMQTSKPAPTNSVKVKKGGKSSASPIFLGLNKILLSTVRGPMAKPIAIDPPKIILPEGVCFVLLPNNELAISIASGVELATEQLRHLELVIQALQKVLGIPKTRENPVSDSAKEKMDNKDATNSVNTENPSIDTNRKTILSDLMEMSGISPEDAKLPEPSILPVEPNFPCEMGTSEMHPDLLQLFNNPIAVAALARRPDLSILTTYSDLRYASDNNGKFFKMDVFTGEIAPINVFIKKKNQLYKRKAKLEDNQEPIDLTSDKDSCNESEEDTLVTSSQNNTMIPASKNTQSNNEVFNQGVDGIKPLKLFRAMHSSILKQNGTLLNTNMKVYSGPVMVGNNVLKVVYLGRRKQNLNQGIKVDMNHVPGDLKDINQGEAPSINLDGSGSDSDDEPLAKKANRNRDKEINCTINSEATNNVERSEILMDADLDDASVVYEEIENEFESIVEAGEDCILGV from the exons ATGCCTCTCACGCCTGCTGAGAAGCAGCGACGATATCGAGCACGGCGTAAAAATAATCCCGAAAGGGACGCCGAATTTAAACGAAAAGATCGAGAGAGATACCATATAAACAAACGCTTAGTACGAGATTTGACAACTCTTGAACATCGAGCAATAAAGGCGAAATGGCGATCTGCAAATGCTAGACGGAAAGGTAAG atggAGCAACCAGCGCCAGGATCAACGGTATCGGTCGTCTCATCGACACCTTTTCCCGCATCTACGGCTGCCATGGAAGACCCAAGGATGAGCAAGGCGAGGGTTGAGAAACTGAAGCGACGGATTATCCGGGCGGTTGCGGGTAAACTTAGCCAAAATCCGGACGAAAAAGAAATGAATAACATGTGGGAAATGATGAAAACGACTTGCAAGTGTGATTGTAAATTGCTGTG gaAACATATGCGAGCGGTTACAGTGAAAAAGCTGAAACGGCTGATTTCAGCTGACGACAGAGTTGATGAAATAACGGCTATAGCAAGGCTTACGATAACAGATTGGCTGCTGTATGACCTCGTGCTGGTACACGAGAACATTGATGTTATTGGGCAG GATATATGGGAAAAAACTGGCGAAGAACCGGAACCACTGATAGAATTATTCTTCCTCGTGGATGAATATCAAATTGAAGAGCTCGAAGGGAACGAGTTGATTGAAGCCTGGCTTAATCTGACACGGGAATTTAATGAAAG TGGCCGCAAATGTTCGCCAATGCTGCTCCAACGCCGCTGGTATCAATTGAAAGAAGCGACGAGGAAAGCCTTTTACCTGTTCTGGGGTAATTTTCGTGGAAATGCAGTCCATTTTGAAAAGGCTGTCAAATACAAACCGACTTCCCTTCAACTGGATATTGCGAAGAA GTATAAAAACCTGATACTGACGAGTTTTCCAGATTGGAACGAATTGATAAAGAAGAAAAAGGTCGTGTTGGCGAATGAGTTT GATAATTACATCACTTTGTTGAggcagaataaaaataaag ATTCAGAACCAGATCTAGAAATTATAGAGGAAAAAATCGACACAATCGAACTTGAAGATGAGTCTGATACTGAGAAATCCAACGACGTCGCTACTTCAACGCAAGTTTCTGCTAATAGAACGATAAAAGGTGaatctgaaaatatttatttaaccgaTGTAAATGATAAGgatataaattttcttaaagaaaTGAATATTCCATGTGAAACACCGTTTGCTAACTACGATGACACTCCTTTAGTTATAGATTGTGGGGAAGTATTTTCAAATACAGAATCCCGAGATGCAAACGATAGCTACCAAAATCAAGCCATGAACGTGGGATCCGATTCACATCAATATTTAGAcgataatgatattttaattgaaactaATGATATTAACCTTAAAATGTCGGCGATGGTGGAGAACAATAAAGCGAACGATAATAATGATGCTCTCCATAGGACTGATAGTAATGATGATGTAAATGTTGGCAACGAAGATTCTAATGCTGTCTACGGAGAATCTACTATTATCTGTGATGATTCTTCCGACGGTGATATAACTGAAATTACGGATATATTCAATCCCTCTCAAATAAAGATAGAAACTCCGTTCTTTTCTGAAAATGATGTTGCTCAGACTAGAAccgtaaaaaatgtaataaaaggaAGTGTAGAAAACGACAAATTTGAAGAAGACCATGACAATATTGAGACCGCCTGCGAAGAGagtattttagaattaaatgATAGGAaggaaatatttcatattcttCCCAAGATTCAAAGTGTTACAAGTATCAACAGTGATTTTTCTTCAACTGAAGACACATGCAAAAATCTTTTGGcacaaaaagcaataaaattagATCCAAGCCCTTCTGAGTCGTCTAATAAACATTCCTCAAATGATATAGTGATTaaggaattaattaaaagtattgaaGATAGCACAGTGAAAGACATAGAACTTTTGGGAAATTTTGACGAGATTCCTAAGGATCTGCTATTTGTAGACGATGGCATCGCTTTAGACGACGATGACGAGATTGTCACGACAGTTAATGTTGAAG aaaAAACCAATAATGAAAAACACTCAAGTGAagataaaatgtgtaaaattgaCCTAAAACTACTTTTCTTTTCTACGGTTTATACGAAAAAGTTAGAGCATATGGatgtttttagatttatagAGTTTGATAATATACGAGATAAACGAATAATAAATTGTGCAGAGATTGAAAGCAAACCTAATGATTTGCTTGCTTGCAAATTTGAAGACATTTCAAAGAATGAAGAACGAATAGTAAATAGTCATCAAGAAGATAATCCTTCAAGCGCAGTTCATGATTCCAACGTTAAGGaagtaaataatatcataaaaacaGAGTATCCTTTAaacgaaaacacaaacaaTGATGAAGATACAAGTCCGATAAATAATTCAGAACATCATTCCAACCTGAATGTAATATCTAGCGATGAAGATGACGAGCccttacttttaattaaaaaccgagtagatattcaaaataatatgtttaaaaaaccgcatgtacaaaattataatccGATACAGCTGTGCAAAAACCCAGATTTTAATACACGATTGAAGCGATTGACAGCAGGTTTCCTCAGTTACGAAAAAAATCGTGAATACTTGAAACGGTGCCAACCTGTTACAATTGACCTGCATAAGACATTTGAATCGAACCTCATTGACaacattatgtattttaaagaaGGCACAGTTAATACCAATAAACCATCAATCGAGACTCCAGGAAGTGACCTTAAAGAAGTCCAGCAAAATACCAATAACACTCAGGCGTCTATCGAAGtcgaaaaatgtaaaatttttgaTGAAAATATAAGTCTCGATACTAAATATCACAATGTTGACAAGGCTTCGAGTGTTATTACGTCCAATTCCACGCCTTGCGaaagaaataaagttataaatttacctGACATTACTGAAATTCGtcgtgtaaataaaaatttagtcaCGGCAGAAGTAGCACCTCTGCAGATCGTAATAAATACACCAAGTGAAGGAAAAACTATAAATGAAAGTCTTTCTAATCTTAAAAACGGAGATATCTTTACTGCAACAAGTACTGTGACTGGTACAAATTCAGACAAACAGATTTGTGATAATATGGATCCAATTATAGTAAAAGAAACTATCGCAATTAATAATGTTGCTCGTATATGCGATGacgttaataaaactattgtcGATAATAGAAACGGCAAAAATGCTAATAAACAAAAAGCTCAACAAAAAAAACCTTACAATTATACTAGGTACTATTTACCTTGGAATCGCCCTGGAAATTTTGTAAAGGAAGAAGAATGTCTTTTAGCTTCTGACACCGTAGAAAAAATGTTAGCATTATTTAGTGGACAAGAAATAACatcgaataataaaaataaaagtacaaaGAGGCGTAATAGAAAACGTAGGGTTGaagcgattaaaaaaaatgaagaaaaatgtaaaaaagatCAGAAAGTACTTGAAtgcacaaaaataaataatacaaattataagagTAGTAACGACAATAATCTTCATACAGATTTAACTGAAGACGCATTAGCAGTACTTTCAATCTCccagaagaaaaaaaagaaagagtTTTGCTGTTGGgctcagaaaaaaataatgtacccGAATCTTAAACGAAAACATTCGTGTAAAAGACCTTTATGTTCATGTTGTTGTAAAGACAAacttttagaaaaatttaaaaaagtgctTGCGCAATCAAAACCAACCAACCAACCAAATCAAACGGCGGCCTTGATATTATCCGACGAAGAAGTACCAAACCAAACGGCGGCCTACTTATTATCTGATGAAGATTTACCAAACCAACCGAACCAGAAAAGAAAATTTGTTGTTAATATACCAACATCACCAAAAAGTCCGCCaaagcaaacaataaattcagTTCCTTCAATCGTAATCGAtggtaatacaaataaaataaacgtacCCAAATTTATAGTGAGACATCAAACACCTAAATTAATAGAAAGGGTTGCAAAACCATCAAAAATATCTAACACACCTACCAGTACACCAAATACTAATATACATTCTGTTGAAACTAATGATATAAATCCGCCAATCCATGAAAATAGTGTGaggataaaaacaaatttaaccaACACTGAAAACAACCTCACATTAAGAAAGTCGGACATAAATGAACAACAAGTATGTCAGGATGTCATGAAACCCagatctaaaataaatttctgtaaagtaaaCTCACAGAAGATGCAAACCTCTAAACCTGCACCAACGAATagtgtaaaagtaaaaaagggAGGCAAATCTTCGGCATCGCCTATATTCTTAGggctaaataaaattttactcaGTACTGTTAGAGGCCCGATGGCAAAGCCAATCGCAATAGACCctcctaaaataatattacctgaaggtgtttgttttgttttgttacctAATAATGAATTAGCGATATCAATAGCATCTGGTGTTGAACTAGCAACTGAACAATTACGACATCTCGAATTAGTGATACAAGCATTGCAAAAGGTTTTAGGAATACCTAAAACGCGTGAAAACCCTGTAAGTGATTCTGCAAAAGAGAAGATGGACAATAAAGATGCTACTAATAGCGTCAATACTGAAAACCCAAGCATAGATACAAAccgtaaaacaattttatctgATTTAATGGAAATGTCTGGCATATCACCAGAAGACGCTAAATTACCCGAACCTTCCATTTTACCCGTAGAACCAAACTTTCCTTGTGAAATGGGTACTTCCGAAATGCATCCTGATCTACTCCAATTATTTAACAACCCCATCGCTGTTGCAGCGTTAGCCAGACGACCAGATCTTAGTATCTTAACAACATACAGTGATTTACGATACGCTTCTGATAATAATGggaaatttttcaaaatggatGTTTTTACAGGTGAGATTGCTccaataaatgtgtttatcaaaaaaaagaaCCAACTTTATAAAAGGAAAGCAAAACTTGAAGATAACCAAGAACCAATTGATTTAACATCTGATAAAGATAGTTGCAATGAATCTGAAGAGGATACTTTAGTTACTAGTTCACAAAATAACACTATGATTCCTGCATCAAAAAATACTCAAAGTAACAATGAGGTATTTAACCAAGGTGTAGATGGCATTAaacctttaaaattatttagagcTATGCATTCATCTATTCTAAAACAGAATGGAACATTGTTGAACACGAATATGAAGGTTTACTCTGGCCCTGTGATGGTaggaaataatgtattaaaggTTGTTTATTTGGGTAGACGGAAGCAAAACTTAAATCAGGGAATCAAAGTAGACATGAACCATGTCCCAGGTGATCTAAAGGATATTAACCAAGGTGAAGCTCCTAGTATAAACTTGGATGGATCCGGTTCTGATTCTGATGACGAACCTCTAGCTAAAAAAGCAAATCGTAATCgtgataaagaaataaattgcaCTATTAACAGTGAAGCGACAAACAATGTTGAAAGATCTGAAATTCTCATGGATGCAGATTTAGATGACGCGTCAGTGGTGTATGAAGAAATTGAAAATGAATTTGAATCTATTGTAGAGGCTGGAGAAGATTGTATTTTAGGAGTATGA